A genomic window from Lotus japonicus ecotype B-129 chromosome 1, LjGifu_v1.2 includes:
- the LOC130732867 gene encoding dof zinc finger protein DOF5.4-like: MQEIHDHSMTERKVPRPHHHQILKCPRCESLNTKFCYYNNYNLSQPRHFCKGCRRYWTKGGLLRNITVGSGSRKPKRSINKNTVPSAPPPPPPPEPQSSSGGSSTLTESTSKMFAADQSGGGGGVFNEAESFTTSSMSSTNEAIDQAFGFGNSSSNIPDIPDTSSFWDGEFGSLDWQGSGDDQGLIDLSNYSVEDDDQLYWTHTHWTYQDNPALFHLP; this comes from the coding sequence ATGCAAGAAATACATGATCATTCCATGACGGAGAGGAAGGTACCAAGGCCGCACCACCACCAGATCTTGAAATGCCCTCGCTGTGAGTCACTGAACACCAAGTTCTGCTACTACAACAACTACAACCTCTCTCAGCCGCGCCATTTCTGCAAAGGCTGCCGTAGGTACTGGACCAAAGGCGGCCTCCTCCGCAACATCACCGTCGGCAGCGGTTCCCGGAAACCAAAGCGCTCCATCAACAAAAACACTGTTCCGTctgctccaccaccaccaccaccaccggagCCTCAATCCAGCAGCGGAGGAAGCTCCACACTAACCGAATCGACATCGAAGATGTTCGCGGCGGACCaaagcggcggcggcggtggcgtTTTCAACGAGGCGGAGAGCTTCACGACGAGCAGCATGAGTTCAACCAACGAGGCAATAGATCAGGCGTTTGGGTTTGGGAATAGTAGTAGTAACATACCAGACATACCAGATACGTCGTCGTTTTGGGATGGAGAATTTGGATCGTTGGATTGGCAAGGGAGTGGTGATGATCAAGGTTTGATTGATCTTTCTAATTacagtgttgaagatgatgatcagCTTTACTGGACCCACACTCACTGGACTTATCAAGACAATCCTGCTCTCTTTCATCTTCCCTGA
- the LOC130731865 gene encoding uncharacterized protein LOC130731865, with amino-acid sequence MRNSKICSTKQTHLFCCEDHKKIVRDELEGSNFGIREFPMQRLFNEGCRNTNASGGSSDFSKGKNCAPGMNVMDHDMPELVVFIQEDHQQFVKDICIDKVVSPEGKCQSEEYELDHEIVTCEGEEAEELDSTNNHKISIDHPIKKTASETLREAFRKETDFSRSFKNWQINSFLAAIGSKVEFPHCAECPQVTQESMSRTETSNAHSITGSGKRQVDYPHETSSIALASQSGPTPHTTPATTSHNASHKSNDSMSSTHSFAFPILPVEWNGSPVRMLEADKIQSRKHWWEKILFPCCK; translated from the exons ATGAGAAATTCAAAAATATGCAGCACAAAACAAACACATTTATTCTGTTGTGAAGATCATAAGAAAATTGTCCGGGATGAACTTGAGGGTAGTAATTTTGGGATAAGAGAGTTTCCAATGCAGAGGTTATTCAATGAAGGGTGCCGTAATACCAATGCTTCCGGTGGGTCGTCCGATTTTAGCAAAGGAAAGAATTGTGCGCCCGGAATGAATGTCATGGACCATGATATGCCTGAGCTGGTTGTTTTTATCCAAGAGGATCACCAGCAATTTGTGAAGGACATTTGCATTGATAAGGTAGTATCACCAGAAGGCAAGTGTCAGTCAGAAGAATATGAATTAGATCATGAAATAGTAACATGTGAAGGAGAAGAAGCGGAGGAGCTTGATTCAACAAACAATCACAAGATTTCAATTGATCACCCCATAAAAAAGACAGCATCAGAGACACTTAGAGAG GCTTTCAGAAAGGAAACAGACTTTTCTAGATCTTTCAAGAACTGGCAGATAAATTCATTTTTAGCAGCAATTGGCAGCAAAGTGGAGTTTCCACATTGTGCAGAATGTCCACAAGTTACTCAGGAAAGCATGTCCAGAACCGAGACGAGTAACGCACATAGCATAACAGGTTCAGGCAAAAGACAAGTTGATTATCCTCATGAGACATCTTCCATTGCCTTAGCCTCTCAATCTGGTCCAACACCACATACTACTCCTGCAACAACCTCTCACAATGCCTCTCACAAATCTAATGATAGCATGAGCAGCACACATTCATTTGCTTTTCCCAT ATTACCTGTAGAATGGAATGGAAGCCCAGTGAGAATGTTGGAAGCTGATAAAATTCAATCAAGGAAGCACTGGTGGGAGAAGATATTGTTTCCCTGTTGCAAATGA
- the LOC130736743 gene encoding uncharacterized protein LOC130736743 has product MGGGGDSGVSIALGVPLVVVGVGGGNGDGYNGGDGGCGGGGSGASGGRVVVAMEVVVAEGDGCGNDGGVGRRWWWQWVVLVGGGGSSSDGGDGGGDEGGSRVGCGVHSGGSVVGQWRRMVVAVDDGGVGGGGVDDRSGGDDGTTTTVVVVVVAVY; this is encoded by the exons atgggtggcggtggtgatagCGGTGTGTCAATAGCGTTGGGGGTACcgctggtggtggtgggtgttggtggtggcaatggagATGGTTATaacggtggtgatggtggttgtggtggtggaggcagtggtgctAGTGGCGGTAGGGTGGTGGTTGcgatggaagtggtggtggcagag GGAGATGGTTGCGGCAATGATGGTGGCGTAGGgagacggtggtggtggcaatgggtGGTGTTGGTAGGTGGTGGCGGTAGTAGTAGCGATGGCGGTGATGGAGGTGGTGATGAGGGTGGTAGTAGAGTTGGTTGTGGTGTTCATAGTGGTGGCAGTGTTGTAGGGCAGTGGCGAaggatggtggtggcggtggatgaTGGTGGTGTTGGAGGTGGTGGTGTTGATGATAGAAGTGGCGGTGACGACGGCACAAcgacgacagtggtggtggtggttgtggcagtGTATTAA